Part of the Henckelia pumila isolate YLH828 chromosome 2, ASM3356847v2, whole genome shotgun sequence genome is shown below.
TCCATGTTGGATTCTTTGTATCTCATATATCTTTTCTTACTTTTGTGGGAATTGTAGAATATTGTTTGTCATTTCTCCTATCCCCACAATCCGATTTTGTGTGCTGCCTAATGTTCATTATCAAAAAATTTACTTTCGGCAGTTTATTTCAATCTTGCTTCGATATTCTTTTTTGAAATGCTTTGCCTCCATAAATGAAAATTCTCGTGAACAGGAAACGATTGAGTGATGTTAAAGTCGATGTTTTTGTGCAGAATCACAGATGCTTTGTTGAGTTGAATTTTTCAATCCCATTGATGTCTGTTACTCACAAAACggctttatatttatttttttgagctGATTTTGTGACTTTTATCTAATCTATTTCCTGATGCTGTTTATCCTAGGTTTTTCTACTATTCATATTTTGTTTTTACAGTTATGCTTTTCTTTTGCTTTTTTAGTGACTTTTGGATAAGCTTACAATATTCAGACTGCTAAATAGGCAATAGGTTTCACCATTTCAATGTTATTGGCTTCTTTAGTAACTTGCGTGCAGATTTTAACTATTGCAATCCACCAATTTTACATTTATCATGTTTGGGATATTATGCAAAGTTGAAAAAGGAAGAAACATAATAGAAAACTAAGAGATGGGGTGTGAAGTTACCCACCCGCCATGGAATTGTCTTTGCAGTCTATGATTGATGAAACTATGTTTTAATCGATGGCGCATCACACTAATAATATGGTGTTAAAGTCTTTACAGTATTATCAGGCCACCACCCACTAGCCTGATGCTTTGGAAAATTTGGTCTGTAACATATTATCATTGACTCATCGTAAGTGGTCACGAATTGGAATTCTGCAGACACAATCCCATTATAGTCCATACGGTGATATTAGTGGTCATTGATTGGTCTTTGTAGCTCAATCCGATCACATGCACGTGTACATTTTGGATATTAATCCCGGATATATATTTCTTGTTCTCCTTACAGGTGATAAGCACGTTTAAGTTTAAGTGCGGTTTACTTACTTGGATCTTGAACTTGAGAATGTGAGAAGTTGTTGATAACAAACAAGGCTTATTTTCAACAATTTAAATTGATGTTTAccttagtttttttaaaaaaaaacaaacaaacaaaacagAAAACAAACAAATTGATGTTCAACTTTTGTTTATGAAAATGTGCCAACTATTACTTCTTCTGCCTGTTAGTCACAAATTTTAGCAGGTCGATTTTCATTTACTTACATGTTCATTTCTACATATTTCAGCTATGCAGTGTACAAGCTATGTCCCTGTGTATTACCATGCAAAGGATCTTAATGTATGTGCGAATGGATTTTCATGGCACATATTTAATGGTGATCACAATTATGCGGAGGCTCGAGGCACCAATGTATTGTTGCCGTCGTATACTCTGGAGCAGTATTTAGGTTATGACAAAGATGTAATGAGGCAGATAATTCAAAATCATGATGCCACATTCAGATTCCAGGTACATGTTTGCAAGCGTTCGATCTTTGAAGCAGAGACTGTATGGTCATGATGTCAGGGTTTGCATTCTTCCTTTTGTTTTGGAATTGTGGTATACAGTGAGGGAAGTCGTCTccttattttctaaaaatttgatttatatcCCATATTTCACTACGTAGCTCACCTTCATCTAAATCTTGTGAACAtcccttaaatatttttttacacgaTATCCATTTTAAATGGCTGTATttgctataaaaaaaaatttattgatagTCGAAGTACTATGTATTGATAGTCGATTCCTTTTGATTTAGAAATCATTACACCATTTTAGCACATTCTTTAACCAATGCTATAATTTGAGGTTTACATCAACTTTTTCTGTTGCTCTCTTAGGTGGCGGAGCTGCATCGCTTATATAGAAAGCAAACGGAGTTGATGGATGAAATCAAGAGCCGAGGAATCTTTACACAGTTGCAGTTACAGACATTGGAGTCGAATCATACTTTGTCTCAATCCCAATCTCATAGTTGCAAGACTCTGCTGCCACATGCTACAAGTTGCCTcattgaagattctccacatgTCAAAATGCCTATGTTATCTGCAGATGATGTTCAGAAACGACCATTTTTTGTTGCTGGGAAACTTCACGAAACTACTACAGTAAAATCCAGCTCTTTTCTTACAAAAACCAGTTTTAGTGGAATCAAAGCACCCCCTTTTCAAAGCAAGAGACACGATATAAAAATTTTGGATCTTGAAATTCCAGCTTATCCGTTCCATGATAGTGGAAAGGAGCGGTTTGAATATGAAAGTTGCACTGCTCATCCTGTAATTCCCGACGTTCATCCTCCGAACAAAACGAGATACTTGATTGACTTGAATGAACCCGCATTTCTTGGATCGATGACGTCAAGTTCCTCTGTTCCTTTTCAACCTTGTGGTGACAACATCGTAAATGGTAACTCAAGTTTTTATGGAGAGGAAGCAAAACCAGAACATGTACTTTATAAACGCTATGGAGTTGTAAACTGCGAAGGGAGCTCTGCTGAAAAAACATCATCTTTGgatattgatttaaattctacaCCCCTCAGTTGTATATCGGAGACCGATATTACTTTTGAAAGCATCGAGAACATAAATGAGGAAATTAAAGTTGGAGATTCTGACAATGATGGAATGATATCTGTTAAGGAGATGAACTTGGAGGCTCATGCAAGCACAGAGAATAAGGAGATGAACTTGGAGGCTCATGCAAGCACAGAGATTGAGCTTTCTTCTTCTATAGGAAATTCCACGTACATTCCAATGAAGACCCCTCTTTTTTCCAAACAAGTTGAGGGAGAATCAACCATGGAACTCGATATGATTGGAGCAGAAACTTTAGTTCTGATTTCTACATTGAGGAATGAACAGTATAAGAAGAATTCAAGCTCAGAGCCAGCGGGAAACTCGAACAAAACTCTATATTGGTTTGCTGACATAATTGCTTCTGTTGATCAAGAAACAGAGGTTTTCGCAACGGACCAATCTCTCCAACAAGCTGGGCATAATGTTCATGTCAAGGAGGAGAAAGAAGCTGATAAAATAACAGGTTCGTTTAACAGGGACCGTGTAAACAGAAAAAAGCAGCACAAACACTCCCGGAAAATATGTTTACTGAGAAGAAATGCCAGCAAGAATACATGTGCTACAACAGGCAAATGTTGCAAATTACAACATTTGGATGTCATTCAAAAATCACTTGACTCGAAATTGAGGCATCTTCCTGCAGGTAACCATGATAAACAGGGATTTCTTCCAAAGTGCTTGGACGGTTGGGGGAAGATAAGAAAACGTCGAGACGCCCCTAGACGTCGAGCTAGTAAATTTCTAGTCATCAGCTGAGTCAGTTAACGTTGAGGGAAAGAGGTGAAATTCTTGATTCACTGTGCGCTAAAATGTGCTAGCTCAACACTGTTAGTTTGTCAGGATTCTGGGGTAGTTTGTGAAATGAATATTCttgtaaataaaaaatgatgatCGCTAAAGAACTTGTCAAGAACTCCTTATTTATTGATAAGCTTTGTAGCATTGCCTTGATTTCTAACCAAAATGTGTTGTGCGTTCTTATTAAGTCAGATCCTATACAAATATAAGTGGACGCTAACGAAAAATGATAGAAATTACTGGTAAATTATTTAGTACAATTTGTTATATGATGTATGACAAATATAAGCAAGAAAAATTACTTCTTGATTGTTGACATCGTAAACTTTGTTTACAACCACCAAAAACATTAATGAATACATATCATTGGTGTTGGGTGCATAGATATGCTACTGTTATATCTAAGCGCACACACGATTGCAATATACCAGCCAAAAACCAAATAACAACAACAGCAATATGACTACGCAAATCAGCAAGAACACAAACAAATGAGAGACACAAGATTTACTTGGTTCGGATCATAGatcctacatccaaggttcTGGGTTATCACCCATATGAATTAACTAATGATCAAATCGATATCACATTCAATACAATCCACTCTTCACGATAACCACAAGCTATAAAACAGAAACTCGTGTTATGCGTAAACAAGAACTAGCAAGCACAATATCTTCCAATTTCTAGCTGCTATCAGACGTCAGAGATCAACAATCCAGAAGATTTGCCTTTAGTGTTCTTTAGGGATTTgaacgagagagagagagagagcaaTCCTTGATCGTATATTCTGCACTTGTGTGTCTGCTACTCTAACTCGATCCAGCTGCTTAATTAGGAACTAACACAGTTAATTAACCGTCCTAACTAACTAATAGCTCCTGGCCGTTGGATCAAGCTACTTTCTTGTTGACCAATCTCAGCCACCAATTGTAACTTAATGCAGAGTCAACAATAGTCTTCACAAATCTCCACCTTTGACTTGATTCAGTTGCATCTCTAGTGAATCCAATGAGTTCCCATTTTACTTCTGTTTGATTACTCCACCAGTTTTAGCAAGCTCAAAGCTTGATTGAGTTTGCTCACAGTAACTACTTTGGTTAGCATGTCTGCTGGATTTATCAGGGTATCAATTTTCTGAATGTTAACAAAACCTTTTGAAATGATGTCCCTCACAAAATGCAACCTCATATCTATATGTTTTGTTCTCTCATGAAAGACCGCATTTTTGGACAAGTGAATTGCACTTTGTGAATCACAATAGACAGTAACATGCTTCTGTTCTAGACCCATTTCAGCAGCCAACCCAGCAATCCAAAGTCCTTCTTTAACAGCTTCTGTTAAGATgatgtattcagcttcagttgTAGATAAGGTCACAACATTCTGTAGATGTGACTTTCAACTTACTACATTTCCTCCTACAGTGAATACATAACCTGAAACTGATCTTCTCTTGTCAAGATCACCTGCATAGTCAGAGTCACAATAGCCATTGACTTCACAAGTATTTATAGCTTCTCTTGAGTATTTTAACTTCAATTTAGTAGACCCTCTCAAGTATCTCAATAACCATCTAACTGCTTGCCAATGCTCTCGACTTGGTTTACTCATGAATCAGCTTACTAGTCCCAAAGCATATGATATATCAGGTCTTGTTGAGATCATCAtgtacatgatactccctattgCATTTGAGTAAGGAATATTTTTCATGTAAACAGCCTCAATCTCCTCTCGTTCTTCCTTGACTGCTTTTAACTTGAAATGAGCCCCAATAGGAGTATTTACTGACTTTGCTTCTTCAATTTTAAAGAGATTCAATATTTTGTCAGCATATCTTTCTTGTGACAGAAACAAAGTCTTATGCTGTCTATCTCTCATGATTTCAACCCCCAGGATTTTCTTTGCTgctccaagatccttcatttcaaacTCCTTATTGAGTTGTTTCTTTAGATATTCAATTTCCTTGGAATCTCTGCAGGCTATAAGCATGTCATCCACGTAGATCAATAGATAGATATACATTTGATTTTTAAGCTGCTTGAGATAAACacaacaatcaaattttgatctGTTATACCCTTGTAGCAACATGAAGTCATCAAACCTTTTGTACCATTGCCTAGGTGATTGTTTAAGTCCATAGAGTGACTTCTGTAACAAGCACACCTTTTCAGATTGTTGATGAACTTCAAAGCCTTTTGGTTGTGTCATGAGAATCTGCTCTTCAAGGCTTCCGTGCAAAAAAGCTGTTTTTACATCTAACTGTTCTAACTCCAGGTCTTGTATAGCAGTGATAGCAAGTAGAATTCTGATGGAAGAGTGTTTGACCACAGGGGAGAACACTTCAGTATAATCAATTCCTTCAACTTGAGAGAAACTTTTTGCAACTAGTCTAGCCTTAAACCTTGGTTGTTCAACTCCTGGTACTCCTGGTTTTCTTTTAAATATCCACTTACAGCCAATCACTCTTTTGTCTTTTGGCTTATCAACCAATACCCATGTGTTGTTCTTGATTAAAGACTtaaactcatcttgcatagctcTTTTCCACAAAATACTGTTTTTACTCTTCATAACCTCTTCATAGGAAGTTGGCTCTTCCAAGTCCATTAATTCAGCAACATTCAGAGCAAAAGCTGTGAAATCAGATGATGTAAACCTCGATGGCAGCTTAATGTCTCTTCTGACTCTATCTCTTGCAAGCAAATATTCACTCAGATACTGGTCCTGTTCAAGCTGTTTATCCTCTTCATTTCTGTTAGCATCCATCATCTCAGTGACTTGGTCTTGACTATGATTCTTAGTATGACTCAAATCATAGAAGTCTTCAGGTTCATTTAGATCAGCTCCACCTTCATTCTGAACTGTTGTAGCATCCAATGTCTGTACCTGATCTCTTATCTGTGAATCCTGCTCAGCTTGATTAGAGCTGGCTGGCTTTGTGACATTGTTGTTAGTCTTATAAAAAACAGCTTCATTAAATATCACATCCCTACTAATGATACATTTTAGATCATCTAAAAGCCAGACCCTATAATCCTTAATTCCAGTGGGGTAACCTAAGAAAATTCCCTTCTTTGCTCTAGGACTCAACTTTCCTTGATTGGTATGAACATACACACTACAA
Proteins encoded:
- the LOC140882666 gene encoding uncharacterized protein isoform X2; protein product: MQCTSYVPVYYHAKDLNVCANGFSWHIFNGDHNYAEARGTNVLLPSYTLEQYLGYDKDVMRQIIQNHDATFRFQVAELHRLYRKQTELMDEIKSRGIFTQLQLQTLESNHTLSQSQSHSCKTLLPHATSCLIEDSPHVKMPMLSADDVQKRPFFVAGKLHETTTVKSSSFLTKTSFSGIKAPPFQSKRHDIKILDLEIPAYPFHDSGKERFEYESCTAHPVIPDVHPPNKTRYLIDLNEPAFLGSMTSSSSVPFQPCGDNIVNGNSSFYGEEAKPEHVLYKRYGVVNCEGSSAEKTSSLDIDLNSTPLSCISETDITFESIENINEEIKVGDSDNDGMISNKEMNLEAHASTEIELSSSIGNSTYIPMKTPLFSKQVEGESTMELDMIGAETLVLISTLRNEQYKKNSSSEPAGNSNKTLYWFADIIASVDQETEVFATDQSLQQAGHNVHVKEEKEADKITGSFNRDRVNRKKQHKHSRKICLLRRNASKNTCATTGKCCKLQHLDVIQKSLDSKLRHLPAGNHDKQGFLPKCLDGWGKIRKRRDAPRRRASKFLVIS
- the LOC140882666 gene encoding uncharacterized protein isoform X1 gives rise to the protein MQCTSYVPVYYHAKDLNVCANGFSWHIFNGDHNYAEARGTNVLLPSYTLEQYLGYDKDVMRQIIQNHDATFRFQVAELHRLYRKQTELMDEIKSRGIFTQLQLQTLESNHTLSQSQSHSCKTLLPHATSCLIEDSPHVKMPMLSADDVQKRPFFVAGKLHETTTVKSSSFLTKTSFSGIKAPPFQSKRHDIKILDLEIPAYPFHDSGKERFEYESCTAHPVIPDVHPPNKTRYLIDLNEPAFLGSMTSSSSVPFQPCGDNIVNGNSSFYGEEAKPEHVLYKRYGVVNCEGSSAEKTSSLDIDLNSTPLSCISETDITFESIENINEEIKVGDSDNDGMISVKEMNLEAHASTENKEMNLEAHASTEIELSSSIGNSTYIPMKTPLFSKQVEGESTMELDMIGAETLVLISTLRNEQYKKNSSSEPAGNSNKTLYWFADIIASVDQETEVFATDQSLQQAGHNVHVKEEKEADKITGSFNRDRVNRKKQHKHSRKICLLRRNASKNTCATTGKCCKLQHLDVIQKSLDSKLRHLPAGNHDKQGFLPKCLDGWGKIRKRRDAPRRRASKFLVIS